A genomic segment from Zygotorulaspora mrakii chromosome 1, complete sequence encodes:
- the GLO1 gene encoding lactoylglutathione lyase GLO1 (similar to Saccharomyces cerevisiae GLO1 (YML004C); ancestral locus Anc_6.305), with product MIPRVLRELNLLKPLLQIRAMSKSGQHYPKIINSACNNATLTLNHTCLRVKDPKVSVAFYKKHFGMNLLEKKDFPDMKFSLLFLSFPNKVVPTNSQGGNAVFAMNGVLELTHNWGTENDADFKVNNGNEEPHRGFGHICFSVPNIEETCKRLESEGAAFKKRLVDGRQKDIAFVFDPDGYWIELIQYLKEEEPVPDNKENKKFNHTMMRVKDAEKSLAFYQNVLGMKLIKSSVHENAKFTLYFLGYGINKGENSRSTEGLLELTHNWGTESDPAFKYHNGNDKPQGYGHICISCKDPATMCHEIEQKYGDEIEWGVKFNGGKMKNLAFIQDPDGYSIEIVPADLTL from the coding sequence ATGATACCAAGAGTATTACGAGAACTGAACTTACTCAAGCCACTACTTCAAATTAGAGCAATGTCAAAAAGCGGTCAGCACTATCCCAAGATTATTAACTCCGCTTGCAATAATGCAACGTTGACGCTAAATCATACATGTCTGCGGGTCAAAGATCCAAAAGTCAGCGTTGCTTTCTACAAAAAGCATTTTGGGATGAATTTGctagaaaagaaagactTTCCTGATATGAAATTCAGCTTGTTATTTTTAAGCTTCCCGAACAAGGTGGTCCCAACAAACTCACAAGGCGGTAATGCTGTTTTTGCAATGAATGGTGTGCTTGAATTGACTCACAATTGGGGAACAGAAAACGATGCTGATTTCAAGGTCAACAATGGTAATGAAGAACCCCATCGCGGATTTGGTCACATTTGCTTTTCTGTGCCAAACATAGAAGAGACATGCAAGAGACTGGAGTCCGAAGGTGCGGCgttcaagaaaagattgGTCGATGGTAGGCAAAAAGACATTGCGTTTGTTTTTGATCCTGATGGATACTGGATCGAACTAATTCAGtacttgaaagaagaagaacctGTTCCTGataacaaagaaaataaaaaattcaatcacACCATGATGCGTGTCAAGGATGCCGAAAAGTCCTTGGCATTCTATCAAAACGTTCTTGGCATGAAGTTGATAAAATCCAGTGTTCatgaaaatgcaaaattCACCTTGTACTTTCTTGGATACGGCATAAACAAGGGAGAAAACTCCCGGTCAACGGAAGGGTTACTCGAACTTACCCACAACTGGGGCACCGAATCCGATCCAGCGTTCAAGTACCACAATGGTAACGACAAGCCGCAGGGTTATGGTCACATATGCATCAGCTGCAAGGACCCGGCAACTATGTGCCACGAGATAGAACAAAAGTATGgcgatgaaattgaatggGGGGTCAAATTTAACGGAgggaagatgaaaaatctggCCTTTATTCAAGACCCTGACGgatattcaattgagaTTGTTCCAGCAGACTTAACCCTTTGA